Genomic segment of Aquarana catesbeiana isolate 2022-GZ linkage group LG02, ASM4218655v1, whole genome shotgun sequence:
TCCGAAGGCATGCTAGGaggataattggctcctgtctaaattggtcctagtatgtgtatgtatgtgagattgggaccttagattgtaagctccttgagagcagggactggtGAATGttcagtatgtaaagtgctgcataaattgtcagtgctataaaaatgcctgtTGTAGtagtattaataataacaataataaataaacccagtggtgactgGTCCTCTTTAACGTGTCTCAGACTATTGTTATTATTAGCAAGCTAAACATTAGCTACATTATAattattttctattaaaaaaacgAGTGTGATGATCCTCCAATGGCTGTGCGATCCCATTGATTGGAAAGATTCTGCTTGCCCTAATTCCTTTAGGCTGGCATTTGTAAATACATAGCAGCACACTGGGCTACCCCCCAGCCTGCATAGTCTGTTTTCTCATTCAGTTCCCAGCCTCTTCCCTCCTCGGTCACAGGATAATATTCCTGACGCCAGAAAGTCTGGAGGTCGGCagcagggagggggagaagggggggaagaaAATGGACTTTACACTAAAGAAACAGATTAGCAACAGAAAAGAAATAAAGATCAGAATAGCAGCATAATGATTCATACAGCACAAATCACATCTGTTTAGAGCAATAGTCGGGTTTAGCTGAATTTATTAATCTTGGTTATATTTATATACTCTAGTTTTCACTCTTGATGCTGTAGTTATACACGttagttttcatttttatactGTTTATATATACACTTTAGTTTCTGCTGTAATATGCTTTAGTTTTCTCTCTTTATGCTGTATGTATATACTTTAGTTTTTCACTCTTTATACTATATGTTTatactttcctttcctttctttatgCTGTTTCTTTATACTGTTTCAATAAACTTTAGTTTCCTCTCTTTATACTTTATTTATATACTTTAGTTTTCACTTTTTAGTCTAAATTTATAACCATTAATTTTCTCTCTTTATACTGTATTTATAAAATTTAGTTTGCACTTGTTATACTATATTTATAACCTTTACTTTTCCCTCTTTATGCTTTATTTATAACTTTTAGTTTTCCCTCTTTATGCTATATTTAGAACTTTTCGTTTTCCATCTTTAtgctatatttataatttttagttTTCCCtctatatttttaacttttacttATCCTTTTTTATGATATATTTATAACTTATATTTTTCATTCTTTCTGCTATATTTATAACTTTTACTTTCCCTCTTTATGCTATATTTATCAACTTAAGTTTCCCCTCTCTATGCTGTAGTTATAACCTTTACTATTCGTTCTCTAGTCTGTATTTATAAACTttagttttcttttactttttgtttgtaaaTTTTAGATCTACTGTTTATTTTAGcattgacacaattaaaaaaagtcactaaaatgtgttttttccatGCTGTCTGTTGTTATGATCGTGTCCCCTGTGGTTTCAGTGATTGCAAATGTAACAGAAAGTTTAGTAAAGGATCGCCCCCccccttaaaccccccccccccccctcccctctctctgtgaCATTAATGACACTGTCTCCAGTCCCTAGGAATCAGGATAAGCTGTTTAAAAGTGTTCAGCCAGCTGTTATCTCAATATTATGGAGCTGTGGGGAGGAGAGAAGGGGCTGATTTAcataggagaggggagggggggagcccGATCATATAAGAGCATGGCTCGTTCAGCCTGACAAGCTTACACATCAACTTGCGATCACATTGTGCGGAGAGCAGCAAACTTTTTGGATCTTCTACCGGAGCAGATCTTCCACTAAGGGAATTATCAGCAAGATGAAGGCCATCAGCCCAGTGAGATCAATGCCCAGCTGCTACCAGGCTGTGTGCTGCCTGTCCGAACAGAGCCTGAGCATTGCCAGGAGTAGTAGCCACAAGGGAGGTGTAGAAGAACCCATGGGTCTCCTCTATGACATGAATGATTGCTACTCCAAGCTGAAGGAGCTGGTCCCTGGCATCCCTCAAGGGAGCAAACTAAGTCAAGTCGAGATCCTCCAACACGTTATTGATTACATCTTCGACCTGCAGATCGTATTGGGGGAAGAGCAGGAGCACAACAACCTCTTATCACTACAGGTAAGATCTCAGCTAGCCTGGACTTCTACTACATTGTGATGATGCCATGATCTACAACTTTTACTCCTATATCACCCATCTTGTGTGATCTGTTCATTTCTAATGCATGCTTGGGATGCCTTATTATGATCAACAACCTGTAACACTCAACCAATGCACTCCTTCCATTCTAAAAAATTCCAATCTACAACCTGTAGCACTAAAGCAACCTGATGACCTGTTACTAACTCCTATCAGCAGTTTCTGCTTTTACTATCTACTACTGATGCAATGTAATGGTCTGTTGCCAACTAGCTCTATAACACTAATGCAATGTGCTTGGTAACTTTGATCACCTGCTATGGCACTAATGCACTCTTGAATGTTGTCTGTATTATACATTACTAATCATCATAATATTTTTCTGTTACAGAATTCAGATTTCTCAGCAATGTCGACAGAGGATGCCAGTCTGTGCCATTGACCCATCTGCCTGTCATGGTAAgaaccatttttcttttaattgccTTTTGGATATCATCGCTATTTAATATAATATTAGTATTGGGCTGTCTTATTCTGAATTTTAAAGGACAGTGGGCAGTCCAGAGA
This window contains:
- the ID3 gene encoding DNA-binding protein inhibitor ID-3, which codes for MKAISPVRSMPSCYQAVCCLSEQSLSIARSSSHKGGVEEPMGLLYDMNDCYSKLKELVPGIPQGSKLSQVEILQHVIDYIFDLQIVLGEEQEHNNLLSLQNSDFSAMSTEDASLCH